One window from the genome of Clupea harengus chromosome 19, Ch_v2.0.2, whole genome shotgun sequence encodes:
- the txnipa gene encoding thioredoxin interacting protein a encodes MVAMTKRVKTFEIIFSDPSKAFYCSGDKVAGRVVVEVTEVTRVSAMRVCGIGCAKVEYAKGKQRCREEIDYLKYEDVVHLDDQPADTDGSVILRPGNKYEYMFGFELPQQGQIVSSYKGKFGFVQYYVKAVMERSSQPPQECRRNFEVEEPLDVNTPDLLSPTGGMKEKKVTCMFIPDGQVSLNAKIDRRGYCEGEEISINAKFENTCSRIVVPKAAIVAKQIYQANGRTKVFRQKLSSVRGNHIISGMCDAWQGKSIRVPKIKPSMLGCNIIRVEYALMIYMHIPGSEKLILELPLVIGTVPYNGFGSRTNSMSSQDGSVSNASNSWVSLRMPSAPPSYCDVRRDVRLDQPLTPLLDDYDGDDSPIFMDAPHFTFPPLPAYSEVDEEFNSNVRMLQVC; translated from the exons GAAATCATCTTCAGCGATCCTAGCAAGGCTTTCTATTGCAGTGGAGACAAAGTAGCTGGGAGGGTCGTGGTTGAGGTGACCGAAGTAACTAGAGTCTCGGCTATGAGAGTGTGCGGAATCGGATGCGCTAAAGTGGAGTACGCCAAAGGGAAGCAGAGATGCCGAGAGGAAATTGACTACCTGAAGTATGAAGACGTGGTTCACCTTGATGACCAGCCAGCTG ATACTGATGGATCAGTTATCCTGAGACCTGGCAACAAGTACGAGTACATGTTTGGCTTCGAGCTGCCGCAGCAAGG GCAAATCGTGTCTTCTTACAAGGGCAAGTTCGGCTTTGTGCAGTACTATGTCAAAGCTGTGATGGAGAGGTCCTCCCAGCCTCCTCAAGAGTGCAGGAGGAACTTTGAAGTGGAGGAACCCCTAGATGTCAACACTCCTGACCTGCTG TCCCCCACTGGCGGCATGAAGGAGAAGAAGGTCACCTGCATGTTCATCCCAGACGGCCAGGTGTCTCTGAACGCCAAGATTGACAGGCGTGGCTACTGCGAGGGCGAGGAGATCAGCATCAACGCCAAGTTTGAGAACACCTGCTCCCGCATCGTGGTGCCAAAGGCCGCCATCGTGGCCAAACAGATCTACCAGGCCAATGGCCGCACCAAGGTCTTCCGCCAGAAGCTCTCCTCCGTCCGCGGCAACCACATCATCTCGGGCATGTGCGACGCCTGGCAGGGCAAGAGCATCCGTGTGCCCAAGATCAAGCCCTCCATGCTGGGCTGCAACATCATCCGTGTGGAGTATGCACTCATG ATCTACATGCACATTCCCGGCAGCGAGAAGCTGATCCTGGAGCTGCCCCTGGTCATCGGTACCGTGCCTTACAACGGCTTCGGCAGTCGCACCAACAGCATGAGCAGCCAGGACGGCTCGGTGAGCAACGCTTCCAACAGCTGGGTGTCGCTGCGCATGCCCTCGGCGCCGCCCAGCTACTGCGACGTGAGGCGCGACGTGCGCCTGGACCAGCCCCTCACGCCCCTGCTGGACGACTACGACGGCGACGACAGCCCCATCTTCATGGACGCCCCCCACTTTACCTTCCCACCCCTACCTGCCTACTCAGAG GTGGATGAGGAGTTCAACAGCAACGTCCGTATGCTGCAAGTCTGCTAA